A section of the Elizabethkingia anophelis R26 genome encodes:
- a CDS encoding type B 50S ribosomal protein L31, which translates to MKKDIHPSNYRLVAFKDMSNDEVFITRSTAETKDTLVVDGVEYPLVKMEISSTSHPFYTGKVKLVDTAGRVDKFMNKYKKFAKN; encoded by the coding sequence ATGAAAAAAGATATCCATCCATCCAATTACAGATTAGTTGCTTTTAAAGATATGAGCAACGATGAAGTTTTCATTACAAGATCTACTGCTGAAACCAAAGATACTTTGGTAGTTGATGGTGTAGAGTATCCATTGGTAAAAATGGAAATCTCTAGTACTTCTCACCCATTCTACACAGGTAAAGTTAAATTAGTTGACACTGCTGGTAGAGTTGATAAGTTCATGAATAAATACAAGAAATTCGCTAAGAACTAA